The sequence ACTTCACCTTGCCCGGTCGCTACCTCGTACTTATGCCTGCGGTCGACTACGTGGGCGTATCGCGGAGGATCGAGGGGGAACACGAGAGGGACCGGCTCCGGAAGATGGCGGAGCGCCTGAAGCCGCAGGGGACCGGACTCATAGTGCGCACGGTCGCGGAGGGGAAAAGTGAGCACGAGATCAAGCAGGACCTCGAATTCCTTCACCGCCTGTGGTCGCGGATCCAGGCCAGGGCCAAGAACGCGCAGGCACCCAGCCTCATCCACAAGGACCTGGGCCTCGTCTACAGGATAGTGCGCGACCTTTTCTCGGAGGACGTGGCACGACTCACCGTAGACTCGCGCCACGAGTACGAGCGAATTCTCGAGCTTCTCGACGTCATGTCCCCCGAACTCAAAGGCCGCGTGCACATGTTCACGGCGCGCGACAGGTCGCTGTTCGACCTGCATGGCGTTGACACCGAGATAGAGGACTTGCTGAAGAAGAAGGTGTGGCTCAAATCCGGGGGCTACCTCGTAATTGACCAGACTGAGGCGCTGACCGCCATCGACGTGAACACCGGTAAGTACGTTGGGACGACGAACCTGGCGGACACGGTGTTCAAGACGAACATGGAGGCCGCCAGGGAGATCGCCAGGCAACTCAGGCTGCGCGACATAGGCGGTATCATCATCATCGACTTCATTGACATGCAGAGCCACGACCACCGCCAGAAGGTGATGGCGGCGCTCGAGAACGAGCTCAAGAAGGACAGGACCAGGAACACGGTGCTTGGTCTCACGCAGCTCGGACTCGTCGAGATGACCCGAAAGAAAGTCCGGCAAGGATTGTCCGCCGTGCTGGAGCAGCCGTGCTCGTACTGCGGTGGAAAGGGCCGAATACTCAATGAAGCCACAATGGCGGCGAAGGTCCGCAAGGAGGTGCGGCGGATACTGAAGCATTCCGCCAGCGAGGCGGCGCTGCTCGAGGTACACCCGACCGTCGCGTCGCTCCTGATAGGTTCCGGCGGCGTCAACCTCCGGGAGATGGAGAAGGAGACGGGGAAAATCGTTTACATCCGCGGCAATGCGGGCCTTCACGTGGAGAACATCAACCTTCGCGCTCTCGGCACGCGCGAGGAAGTCGAGTCGAAGGCGCTGCCGGTGAAGATCGGTGACACGTTGGAGATCAAGATCGAGGAGCCCCACGCGTCCAACCCGTGGGACGGGATCGGCCGCCTGGAGGGCTACGTCATCGACATCGAAGGCGCCGGCAAACTTGTCGGCGAGAAGGTCAACGTTGAGATAACCAAGGCGTTCCGGACCTACGCGAGGGCGAAGATGCTCGACGCGTGAAAACTCCCTTTCCTTGACACCCATTGGGGCGCGTGCTACAATCATTTGGCGGCGTTTTTGCTGCAGGACGCTGCGCTACCGCTCGGAGGAGGCCCAAAGCTGGCGCGCTCGCGCCGCGCCTCGTTCCGGCGAGTCTGGGCAGGGAGGATGATGGCATGTACGCCATTGTTGAGACCGGAGGCAAGCAGTACAGGGTCTCCGAGGGAGACCGGATCACCGTCGAGAAGATCAAGGCCGGGCCGGGTCAGCCGGTCGAATTCGATAAGGTGCTTTACGTTCAGAAGGACGACGGCGAGTCGATAGTCGGCAAGCCGCTCGTTGAAGGCGCGAAGGTCGTCGCCAAAGTAGAAGAGCAGGGTAAGCACAAGAAGATCCTCATCTTCCACTACAGGCACAAAGTTAACTACCGCAAGCGCTACGGCCACAGGCAGCCATTCACCAGACTGGTGGTTGAAAAGGTGGTCCTGCCCAGATAGGGCGAGGCGATGGTGCGGATCACGGTCGGGCGCGATGAGCGCAGCGACATAGTGACGGTCAGGGCGGAGGGCCATTCGGGGTACGCGCCGTCGGGCAGCGACATAGTGTGCGCCGCCGTATCGGCGGTGGTGCAGACGGCGGTCCTGGGAGTGCGACAGGCTGCGGGTTGCGAGGCGGTCGTCAAGACCGGCGATGCCTTGATAGAGGCGAAATTCGCGCGGCGTGGCGCGAAGCCGGCGGGGCCGGCGGACGCTGGCCAAGACGCTGAGGGCGGCGGCAGTCAGGGATGGCCGGAGGCCCAGGCAATTCTCGAGGCCATGCTACTCGGGCTGCGCGAGATAGAAGACGGAAGAAGACGATACGTGCGAGTTACGGAAACGCGAGTCGAGGGAGGTGCGACGACATGATGAACATCCAGGTATTCGCACACAAGAAGGGTGTAGGGAGCTCCAGGAACGGCCGCGACTCCGCTTCCAAGCGACTTGGAGTTAAGAGCCACGACGGGCAGTTCGTGTCCGCCGGTAGCATAATCGTAAGGCAGAGGGGTACGAAGGTCCATCCCGGTCTTAACGTGGGGATCGGTGGCGACGACACCCTGTTCTCGAAGGTCGACGGATACGTCGGGTTCGGCAGCAGGGGAAACAGGAAGGTCGTCAACGTCTACTCCGAGCCGCAGGCGATTGTGTAAAGGGTCAGGGAAGCGGTTCGTTCCGGAACGGAGCGCACCGAACTCCGGAGGTCTCCCTCCGGAGTTCGCTCGTGTCAGGGCCCGGTCCGGGGCGCGTCCGCGAGGCGCGGCAGGATTTGGCAGGGGCGCCGCGAAAGGGTGTGAAGGCTGCGGTCAGGTCGGAGGGAGCGGATGCGTTTCGATGGCTGGGGACATCGACAGGGAGTCCCTGTCTTTCGCACTTCGGCGGCAGAGCCATGAGTTCATGAACGACCTGCAGGTTATATCCGGGTGGCTCCAGATGGGAAACGTTCAAAAGGCGCTGGAGCATATTGAGTCCACGAAAGAGCGCGTCAAGAGGGAATCCCTCCTCATGAACTCGCTGGGCCCCGATCTATACGGCTGGCTGCGGTATCTCGATCTCAAGATCCAGGCTGCCGGTGGGGACGCGGATGTTGAAGCACCCCGGGGACTCGACTACAGGGACTGGCGACCGTGCAGTCACCTCGAGAAGGCCGTTGAGGACGTTTCCTGCTGGATGATCAAGCGCGGCTGCGCGAGGCTACGCTTGAGACCGTCCCTCGATAACGGCCGGCAGATCGTGGCGATCGAGTCGCTCGAACGATGTCCCTGTGTCGAAGACCTCGAGGCTGATGCGGCCGGCTACCCGCGGCAGGATGTGCTGGTCCGCGTGGGCGAATCCTGCGGGTGCCCGTGCGTTTTCGTTGAAAGCCCGATCCGTCGCTAGACGGTTCACACCTCACATCAGAGCCCCCCGATTTCATGGAATACTAGTATCATCGACGTGGGCGCGCATGTAGCGGGCGCCAGCCTCAAGGAGACCTCGAATGTTTGTAGACAAGGCTAAGATAAACGTAAAGAGCGGCGACGGCGGGAACGGCTGCGTTGCCTTCCGCCGCGAGAAGTTCATCCCGCGAGGAGGCCCGAGTGGGGGGGATGGTGGCCGCGGGGGCGACGTCACCTTCGTCGTCGACCCCGGCATGAGGACCCTGATGGATTTCAAACA is a genomic window of Bacillota bacterium containing:
- a CDS encoding ribosomal-processing cysteine protease Prp, which produces MRITVGRDERSDIVTVRAEGHSGYAPSGSDIVCAAVSAVVQTAVLGVRQAAGCEAVVKTGDALIEAKFARRGAKPAGPADAGQDAEGGGSQGWPEAQAILEAMLLGLREIEDGRRRYVRVTETRVEGGATT
- the rpmA gene encoding 50S ribosomal protein L27, which codes for MNIQVFAHKKGVGSSRNGRDSASKRLGVKSHDGQFVSAGSIIVRQRGTKVHPGLNVGIGGDDTLFSKVDGYVGFGSRGNRKVVNVYSEPQAIV
- the rplU gene encoding 50S ribosomal protein L21, translating into MYAIVETGGKQYRVSEGDRITVEKIKAGPGQPVEFDKVLYVQKDDGESIVGKPLVEGAKVVAKVEEQGKHKKILIFHYRHKVNYRKRYGHRQPFTRLVVEKVVLPR
- a CDS encoding Rne/Rng family ribonuclease, whose amino-acid sequence is MEKEILITVDYDETRVAVLEDGVLSEVYIERPVLQKSAGNIYKGRVENVLPGMQAAFVDIGLERNAFLYVDDATPPRNGDDDDDPGDEIRKKTIKDILKVNQEILVQVVKEPMGTKGARVTRYFTLPGRYLVLMPAVDYVGVSRRIEGEHERDRLRKMAERLKPQGTGLIVRTVAEGKSEHEIKQDLEFLHRLWSRIQARAKNAQAPSLIHKDLGLVYRIVRDLFSEDVARLTVDSRHEYERILELLDVMSPELKGRVHMFTARDRSLFDLHGVDTEIEDLLKKKVWLKSGGYLVIDQTEALTAIDVNTGKYVGTTNLADTVFKTNMEAAREIARQLRLRDIGGIIIIDFIDMQSHDHRQKVMAALENELKKDRTRNTVLGLTQLGLVEMTRKKVRQGLSAVLEQPCSYCGGKGRILNEATMAAKVRKEVRRILKHSASEAALLEVHPTVASLLIGSGGVNLREMEKETGKIVYIRGNAGLHVENINLRALGTREEVESKALPVKIGDTLEIKIEEPHASNPWDGIGRLEGYVIDIEGAGKLVGEKVNVEITKAFRTYARAKMLDA